A portion of the Negativicoccus succinicivorans genome contains these proteins:
- a CDS encoding siphovirus Gp157 family protein, whose translation ADTFDAINDAITAKIDALSAIYLEAEGDEIKIDARIEKLKKLKARAGRTKERVANIAANFLTAMGKEKAKGDQFTFKRRKFPPRVVVADESALPKEYIKEKITTSIDKIAIKKALQNGDEVTGASLEQRQGVAFE comes from the coding sequence CGCCGACACGTTCGACGCGATAAATGACGCTATAACGGCGAAAATTGACGCATTATCGGCGATCTATTTAGAGGCCGAAGGCGATGAAATCAAAATCGACGCGCGAATTGAAAAACTAAAGAAATTGAAAGCAAGAGCCGGAAGAACAAAAGAACGGGTCGCAAACATTGCCGCTAATTTCCTGACGGCAATGGGCAAAGAGAAAGCAAAAGGCGATCAATTTACATTCAAGCGCCGGAAGTTTCCGCCGCGCGTTGTAGTAGCTGATGAAAGCGCGCTACCTAAAGAATACATCAAAGAAAAAATAACGACGAGCATTGACAAGATTGCAATTAAAAAAGCGCTACAAAACGGTGATGAAGTCACGGGCGCAAGTTTGGAACAACGACAGGGGGTCGCATTTGAATGA